The sequence GAACGGCGCCGCCACCGCCTGCTCGACCGCAATCACCCTGATCCCTTCCAATGCTCCCATGATCGCTGCCTCAGTACGAGCGGGGCATGCCGAGCACGTGCTCGGCGACGAAGGAGAGCACGAGGTTGGTCGAGATCGGCGCCACCTGATAGAGCCGCGTCTCGCGGAATTTGCGCTCGACGTCGTACTCCTCGGCAAAGCCAAAGCCGCCATGGGTTTGGATGCAGGCATTGGCCGCTTCCCAGGACGCATCTGCCGCCAGCATCTTGGCCATGTTGGCCTCGGCGCCGCAGTCGAGCCCGGCTTCGTATTTGCGGGTGGCTTCCTTCACCATCAATTCGGCCGCGCGCATCGAAGCGTAGGCCTTGGCGATCGGGAACTGAATGCCCTGGTTCTGGCCGATCGGCCGGCCGAACACGCTGCGCTCCTTCGCGTAGTTCGTCGCCTTGGCGATGAACCATTTGGCGTCGCCGACGCATTCGGCCGCGATCAGGATACGCTCGGCATTCATGCCGGACAGGATGTAGCGAAAGCCCTTGCCTTCCTCGCCGATCAGATTTTCCGCCGGCACCTTCATGTCGGTGAAGAACACTTCCGTCGTGGCGTGGTTCATCATCGTGCGGATCGGACGGATCTCGAGGCCATTGTTCTTGGCCTCGCGCATGTCCACGATGAACACCGACAGGCCATCGGTGCGCTTCTTCACCTGGTCCTTCGGCGTGGTGCGCGCCAGCAGCACCATCAGGTCGGAATGCTCGGCGCGGCTGGTCCAGATCTTCTGGCCGTTGACGATGTAGCCGTCATTGCCGTCCTTGCGTGCGAAGGTTTTCAGCGAGGAGGTGTCGGTGCCGCTGGTCGGCTCGGTGACGCCGAACGCCTGAAGACGCAATTCGCCACTGGCGATCTTCGGCAAATATTTCGCCTTCTGCTCGTCGTTGCCGTGCCGCAGCACGGTGCCCATCGTGTACATCTGGGCATGGCAGCCGCCGCCGTTGCAGCCGGCGCGCTGGATCTCTTCGAGGATCGCCGCGGCCGCCGAAAGCTTCAGGCCTGCCCCGCCATATTCCTCGGGGATCAGCACCGAGAGATAGCCGGCCTGCGTCAACGCATCGACGAAGGCCTTGGGGTAGGCCATTTCGCGATCGAGCTTGCGCCAATACTCGCCGGGAAACTGCGCACAGAGTTTTGCGACGGCTTCGCGGATGTCGGCGTAATCTTCGGTGTGGTGGTCTTGACTCATGGCGTTTCCAATCGATGGCGGCAGTTAAGATAACGCCGGCCCATCCTCTGGCGTTGTGAAAACATCGCCAGCCCCCTATGCTCATTTGCTATAGCGTATGGAGTAGCCTTCCAGGATTGGCAAGCATGGATTTCCGGCAGCTCAGGACCTTCAGTTGCGTGGCGGAGCTCGGCAGCCTCTCCAAGGCCTCCGACACACTGCGCGTCGCGCAGCCGGCGCTCTCCCGGCAGATCAAGCTTCTGGAACACGAGCTGCGCACGGAGCTGTTCACCCGCAACGGCCGCGGCATGGTGCTGACCGAGGCCGGCCGCCTGCTGCTGGCGCGCACCTCCGGCATCGTGCGGCAGATCGACCAGATTCGCGATGACATCCAATCGACCAAGGGCCCGCCGTCGGGCCAAGTCGTGCTTGGCCTGGTTCCAACCGTGAGCTGCGTGCTGTCGGCGCGCTTTGCGCGGCGCAGCGTCGAAAAGTTTCCCGGCATCTCGCTGCGCATCGTCGAGAGCTACAGCGGCCATCTGGTCGAATGGCTGCATCGCGGCGAGATGGACCTCGCCATCCTCTACGGCCGCTCCGCCGATCTGCATCTCAACGTCGAGAGCCTCGGCCGCGACAACATCGTCGCGGTCGGCCCGCGCGGCTGCGGCCTCGCACGCAAGAAGAGCGTCGATATCGGCTGGCTGTTGCGGCAACGCCTGGTGTT comes from Bradyrhizobium sp. CCGE-LA001 and encodes:
- a CDS encoding LysR substrate-binding domain-containing protein, yielding MDFRQLRTFSCVAELGSLSKASDTLRVAQPALSRQIKLLEHELRTELFTRNGRGMVLTEAGRLLLARTSGIVRQIDQIRDDIQSTKGPPSGQVVLGLVPTVSCVLSARFARRSVEKFPGISLRIVESYSGHLVEWLHRGEMDLAILYGRSADLHLNVESLGRDNIVAVGPRGCGLARKKSVDIGWLLRQRLVLPSHSHGLRALIEHAAAQRKIKLDVQLEADSFRVLTSLVEEGLGFALLPPSSVHAEVADGRLETAVVSKPMTRELIFASPIDRPASTASLAITALLREEVAACRKEGVWDIKLS
- a CDS encoding acyl-CoA dehydrogenase family protein encodes the protein MSQDHHTEDYADIREAVAKLCAQFPGEYWRKLDREMAYPKAFVDALTQAGYLSVLIPEEYGGAGLKLSAAAAILEEIQRAGCNGGGCHAQMYTMGTVLRHGNDEQKAKYLPKIASGELRLQAFGVTEPTSGTDTSSLKTFARKDGNDGYIVNGQKIWTSRAEHSDLMVLLARTTPKDQVKKRTDGLSVFIVDMREAKNNGLEIRPIRTMMNHATTEVFFTDMKVPAENLIGEEGKGFRYILSGMNAERILIAAECVGDAKWFIAKATNYAKERSVFGRPIGQNQGIQFPIAKAYASMRAAELMVKEATRKYEAGLDCGAEANMAKMLAADASWEAANACIQTHGGFGFAEEYDVERKFRETRLYQVAPISTNLVLSFVAEHVLGMPRSY